Proteins encoded by one window of Channa argus isolate prfri chromosome 1, Channa argus male v1.0, whole genome shotgun sequence:
- the LOC137098805 gene encoding tubulin beta chain-like encodes MREIVHIQAGQCGNQIGAKFWEVISDEHGIDPTGTYHGDSDLQLDRISVYYNEATGGKYVPRAILVDLEPGTMDSVRSGPFGQIFRPDNFVFGQSGAGNNWAKGHYTEGAELVDSVLDVVRKEAESCECLQGFQLTHSLGGGTGSGMGTLLISKIREEYPDRIMNTFSVVPSPKVSDTVVEPYNATLSVHQLVENTDETYCIDNEALYDICFRTLKLTTPTYGDLNHLVSATMSGVTTCLRFPGQLNADLRKLAVNMVPFPRLHFFMPGFAPLTSRGSQQYRALTVPELTQQVFDAKNMMAACDPRHGRYLTVAAVFRGRMSMKEVDEQMLNVQNKNSSYFVEWIPNNVKTAVCDIPPRGLKMAVTFIGNSTAIQELFKRISEQFTAMFRRKAFLHWYTGEGMDEMEFTEAESNMNDLVSEYQQYQDATAEEEGEFDEEVEEDA; translated from the exons ATGAGGGAAATTGTGCACATCCAGGCCGGACAGTGCGGGAACCAGATTGGGGCAAAG ttcTGGGAGGTGATCAGTGACGAGCACGGCATCGACCCGACTGGAACCTACCATGGAGACAGTGACTTGCAGCTGGACAGGATCAGCGTGTACTACAACGAAGCCACTG GTGGGAAGTATGTGCCCAGAGCCATCCTGGTTGACCTGGAGCCAGGCACCATGGACTCAGTCCGCTCTGGTCCCTTCGGGCAGATCTTCAGGCCGGATAACTTTGTCTTTG GTCAAAGTGGAGCAGGAAACAATTGGGCCAAAGGTCACTACACGGAGGGGGCGGAGCTGGTGGACTCGGTGCTGGACGTGGTGAGAAAAGAGGCTGAGAGCTGTGAGTGTCTGCAGGGCTTTCAGCTCACGCACTCTCTGGGGGGAGGCACCGGCTCCGGCATGGGGACGCTGCTCATCAGCAAGATCAGGGAGGAGTACCCCGACCGCATCATGAACACCTTCAGTGTGGTGCCCTCTCCTAAG GTGTCGGACACCGTGGTTGAGCCTTACAACGCCACGCTGTCAGTCCACCAGCTGGTGGAAAACACAGACGAGACCTACTGCATTGACAACGAAGCCCTTTATGACATTTGCTTCCGCACTCTCAAACTTACCACGCCCACCTACGGCGACCTCAACCACCTGGTGTCAGCCACCATGAGCGGCGTGACAACCTGCCTGCGTTTCCCCGGGCAGCTCAACGCCGACCTGAGGAAGCTGGCCGTCAACATGGTGCCCTTCCCTCGTCTCCACTTCTTCATGCCCGGCTTTGCACCTCTGACCAGCCGGGGGAGCCAACAGTACCGCGCCCTCACGGTACCCGAGCTCACCCAGCAGGTGTTTGATGCCAAAAACATGATGGCGGCTTGCGACCCTCGTCACGGGCGCTACCTGACGGTCGCCGCCGTCTTCCGGGGCCGCATGTCCATGAAGGAGGTGGACGAGCAGATGCTGAACGTCCAGAACAAGAACAGCAGCTACTTCGTGGAGTGGATCCCCAACAACGTCAAGACGGCCGTCTGCGACATCCCGCCGCGTGGCCTCAAGATGGCCGTGACCTTCATCGGCAACAGCACCGCCATCCAGGAGCTGTTCAAGCGCATCTCTGAGCAGTTCACCGCCATGTTCCGCCGCAAGGCCTTCCTCCACTGGTACACCGGCGAGGGCATGGACGAGATGGAGTTCACGGAGGCAGAGAGCAACATGAACGACCTGGTGTCCGAGTACCAGCAGTACCAGGACGCCACCGCcgaggaggagggagagtttgacgaagaggtggaggaggatgcctaa